A genomic segment from Flammeovirga pectinis encodes:
- a CDS encoding DUF975 family protein, with protein sequence MTENAELMRQSRQDLEGRWESILAVCAVPILFQSLVSGGSYISPETPISLINIFVIGPLSFGVSRYCLNFSRGHEPEFGQIFQGFNSIGKNILANLLMGILVGLASLFFVIPGIIVALMFSQTYFILSDNEEMGAWEAMQLSKEMMRGNKTKLLLLALRFFGWFLLCLLSLGIGFFILSPYYNLTMAKFYDDIRDNVYVEQY encoded by the coding sequence ATGACTGAGAATGCTGAATTAATGCGTCAATCAAGACAAGATCTTGAAGGGCGATGGGAATCTATTTTAGCCGTTTGTGCTGTACCTATTCTATTCCAATCTTTGGTTTCTGGTGGTTCTTATATATCACCAGAAACACCTATTTCACTAATAAATATCTTTGTGATTGGCCCTCTAAGCTTTGGAGTAAGTAGATATTGTCTTAATTTTTCTAGAGGTCATGAACCGGAATTTGGCCAAATTTTCCAAGGATTTAATTCTATAGGAAAGAATATCCTAGCCAATCTCTTAATGGGAATATTAGTTGGCTTAGCATCTCTTTTCTTTGTTATACCTGGTATTATTGTCGCTTTAATGTTTTCTCAAACTTACTTTATCTTATCTGATAACGAAGAAATGGGTGCTTGGGAGGCCATGCAATTAAGTAAAGAAATGATGCGCGGTAACAAAACAAAGTTACTTCTTTTAGCACTAAGGTTCTTTGGATGGTTTCTATTATGCTTACTAAGTTTAGGTATAGGCTTTTTCATTTTATCGCCTTATTACAACTTAACAATGGCTAAATTTTACGATGACATTAGAGATAATGTTTATGTAGAACAGTATTAA
- a CDS encoding TonB-dependent receptor plug domain-containing protein: MSLLIRFLFILTFILCSSISAFTQTIVVKNITGGVIEGVFIKDDKGGSELSNKDGEFELPKQGNFFTFSHVNYRTKQVSRKQLIHIGSTTLEDNIMSLEEVIIGANKWEEKAYEVPQQIVNIQPSEIAFNLPQTAADIIANTGEVFVQKSQMGGGSPMIRGFAANQVLLVIDGIRMNNAIYRGGNLQNILAIDPNSIESAEVIFGPGSVMYGSDALGGVMDFHTKNPDFSHQDKTIIYGDAMLKYNSVNNEKTGNIRLNIGGKKFAWNGSLTYSAFDDLQSGSWYRTEDDKFGQRKFNVINRNFDDIILPNQNLEKQIPSAYNQINTLQKFSFKPSSRLKLQYNFLFSTTSNVPRYDRLTELNTVDNVNGEVIDVTSEDITAVETDYLVTPYGNTTPKFSEWYYGPQFWMMNSIRMDYIFDGKLADDMRVIIGHQRVKEDRHNRKFKSDKRSNSFVKVDVFNINIDYTKKLNQKVDLFYGLEGITNKVDAHANSENIYTGITELDLPRYAGGGSFYTTAAGYISAKYHFNSKLVGTAGVRYTHTNIQSDYTDEASKELNLPYDHFIYNVGNITGSAGLAFHTANWQLNTQFAKGFKAPNLDDIGKVYNPSKDDLVIPNPELKPTDVYTIDATIERNIGNVLRIGVNVYYSWLKNAMVRLPTTYQGQDSITIDNEKYAVLSLQNTGDARIWGFSSTIKAILSKSFSLNGSYTYTYGIDLENNEHLRHVPPFFGKVGIEYQHKNLHLALNNQYSGGISFNNLAPSEKSKPYLYSHVGALSWWTLGFKSSYLVKEHLSINLAVDNIFDQSYRTYSSGINAAGRSYVIGLRGFF; this comes from the coding sequence ATGTCACTACTAATAAGATTTTTATTTATACTAACTTTTATTTTATGTTCCTCAATTTCTGCGTTTACACAAACAATTGTTGTAAAGAATATTACAGGTGGTGTAATAGAGGGAGTCTTTATAAAAGACGATAAGGGAGGAAGCGAACTATCTAATAAAGATGGAGAATTTGAATTGCCAAAACAGGGTAACTTTTTTACATTTTCGCATGTTAACTATAGAACAAAACAAGTTTCAAGAAAGCAATTGATTCATATAGGAAGTACTACTTTAGAAGATAATATTATGTCTCTCGAAGAAGTAATTATAGGTGCTAATAAATGGGAAGAAAAAGCTTATGAAGTACCACAACAGATTGTAAATATTCAGCCTTCCGAAATAGCCTTCAATTTACCACAAACAGCTGCAGATATAATTGCCAATACAGGTGAAGTATTTGTTCAAAAAAGTCAGATGGGTGGGGGTAGTCCAATGATTAGAGGTTTTGCAGCAAATCAAGTATTATTGGTAATTGATGGAATAAGAATGAACAACGCTATATACAGGGGGGGGAATCTTCAAAATATTTTAGCAATTGATCCAAATTCAATAGAAAGTGCCGAAGTAATATTTGGACCTGGTAGTGTAATGTATGGAAGTGATGCACTTGGAGGGGTAATGGATTTTCACACTAAAAACCCAGATTTTTCACATCAAGATAAAACAATTATTTATGGTGATGCTATGCTTAAATATAACTCTGTAAATAATGAAAAAACTGGAAATATTAGGCTAAATATAGGAGGTAAGAAGTTTGCTTGGAATGGTAGTTTAACATATTCTGCTTTTGATGATTTACAATCAGGTAGTTGGTATAGAACTGAAGATGATAAATTTGGGCAAAGAAAATTTAATGTAATCAATAGAAATTTTGATGATATTATTTTACCAAATCAAAATTTAGAGAAACAGATACCATCTGCTTATAATCAAATAAATACACTTCAAAAATTTAGTTTTAAACCTTCTTCAAGATTAAAACTTCAGTATAACTTTTTATTTTCTACTACTTCTAATGTTCCGAGATATGATAGGCTTACAGAACTAAATACAGTAGATAATGTAAATGGTGAAGTAATAGATGTTACTTCAGAAGATATTACAGCTGTAGAAACTGATTATTTAGTTACACCTTATGGGAATACAACTCCTAAATTTTCTGAATGGTACTATGGTCCACAATTCTGGATGATGAATTCAATTCGGATGGATTATATTTTTGATGGAAAACTAGCTGACGATATGCGAGTAATTATTGGGCATCAGAGAGTAAAAGAAGATAGACACAACAGAAAGTTTAAAAGTGATAAAAGAAGTAATAGTTTTGTTAAGGTTGATGTTTTTAATATTAATATTGATTATACTAAAAAATTAAATCAGAAGGTAGATTTATTTTATGGTTTAGAAGGTATAACTAACAAAGTTGATGCTCATGCAAATTCTGAAAACATTTATACCGGAATAACCGAACTAGACTTACCTAGATATGCTGGAGGTGGAAGTTTTTATACTACTGCAGCAGGCTACATTTCCGCAAAATATCATTTTAATTCTAAACTAGTAGGAACGGCAGGGGTACGCTATACGCATACAAATATCCAATCAGACTATACAGATGAGGCTTCTAAAGAACTAAATTTACCATACGATCATTTTATTTATAATGTTGGAAATATAACAGGAAGTGCTGGATTGGCTTTTCATACAGCTAATTGGCAGTTAAATACACAATTTGCAAAAGGGTTTAAAGCACCAAATCTAGATGATATTGGTAAAGTTTATAATCCATCTAAAGATGATTTAGTTATTCCGAATCCTGAATTAAAACCAACAGATGTATATACTATCGATGCTACTATTGAAAGAAATATTGGAAATGTTTTACGCATAGGAGTAAACGTGTATTATTCTTGGCTTAAAAATGCAATGGTTCGCCTGCCTACAACTTATCAAGGCCAAGATTCCATTACTATTGACAATGAAAAATATGCAGTTTTATCTTTACAGAACACTGGAGATGCCAGAATTTGGGGTTTCTCATCTACAATAAAAGCAATTTTGAGTAAGTCATTCTCACTGAATGGAAGTTATACATATACTTATGGAATTGATTTAGAGAATAATGAACACTTACGTCATGTACCTCCATTTTTCGGAAAAGTTGGTATTGAATACCAACATAAGAATTTACATTTAGCACTTAATAATCAATATAGTGGAGGGATTTCTTTCAATAATTTAGCACCATCAGAGAAATCAAAACCATATTTATATTCGCATGTAGGTGCTTTAAGTTGGTGGACCTTAGGTTTTAAATCGAGCTATCTAGTAAAAGAACATTTATCAATAAATTTAGCTGTTGATAATATATTTGATCAAAGTTACAGAACATACAGTTCTGGTATTAATGCCGCAGGTAGAAGTTATGTTATTGGTTTGAGAGGATTTTTCTAA
- a CDS encoding acetoacetate--CoA ligase, with amino-acid sequence MNTIKPLWTPSNEFIATTNIFQFAEKVFKKEEYNYANLHRYSCNNLSDFWSTLWDFSSIIGDKGNPPFYIENDFIYTADFFPEATLNYAENLLRRRDNHIALIGRMEDGGRKQLSYKELYDLVSKLAFQFRKDGLQKGDRVAGYIPNCIEAVVSMLAVTSIGAVWTSCSPDFGFQGVLDRFGQVEPKFLISANAYSYNGKIHSCFTQLKSLSESISSLEKIIVFDFFNDNHTPSKIDKVVTWESYIDNAATEITFEQLPFNAPLFIMYSSGTTGKPKCIIHKVGGVLLEHQKEHLLHTNISENDVFFYYSTCGWMMWNWLISGLACGATLVLFDGSPFYPNHNFLIDLIDEEKISIFGVSAKFIGALSKLNVIPKETHQLSSLKTILSTGSPLAAEHFTYVYSSIKNDVLLSSISGGTDLIGAFVSGNPTLPVYAGELQCKGLGFDLAIVNDKGESLPNGKGELVCKKAFPSMPIGFWKDNNNERYYNAYYKHFDNVWAQGDFAEVTTNNGLIIHGRSDAVLNPGGVRIGTAEIYRQAVKVPEVQECIAIGQDWKDDCRVVLFVILKDNKELTTTIIHSIKNIIRKNATPRHVPAKIIQVNDIPKTRSGKIVELAVRNVVHGIEVKNTAALQNPEALNLFKDIKELQTDQ; translated from the coding sequence ATGAACACTATTAAACCACTATGGACTCCATCAAACGAGTTTATAGCCACTACTAACATTTTTCAATTTGCAGAAAAAGTATTTAAAAAAGAAGAGTACAATTATGCCAATTTACATCGTTATAGTTGCAATAATCTTAGCGATTTTTGGTCTACTCTTTGGGATTTTTCATCTATTATTGGTGATAAAGGAAACCCTCCTTTTTATATAGAAAATGACTTTATATATACTGCTGATTTTTTTCCTGAAGCAACTTTAAATTATGCAGAAAATCTTTTAAGAAGAAGAGATAACCATATTGCTTTAATTGGTAGAATGGAAGATGGAGGTAGAAAGCAATTATCTTATAAAGAATTATATGATTTAGTAAGTAAGCTCGCTTTCCAATTTAGAAAAGATGGCTTGCAAAAAGGAGATAGAGTAGCGGGTTATATTCCCAACTGTATTGAAGCTGTAGTAAGTATGCTCGCAGTAACTTCTATTGGTGCTGTTTGGACATCTTGCAGTCCAGATTTTGGATTTCAAGGAGTATTGGATAGGTTTGGTCAAGTTGAACCAAAGTTTCTGATTTCAGCAAATGCCTATTCTTATAATGGTAAAATACATAGTTGCTTTACACAATTAAAATCCCTTTCAGAAAGTATTTCAAGTCTAGAAAAAATTATAGTCTTCGATTTTTTTAATGATAATCACACTCCATCTAAAATTGATAAAGTAGTTACTTGGGAAAGCTATATTGATAATGCTGCTACTGAAATAACTTTTGAGCAATTGCCTTTTAATGCTCCACTATTTATTATGTATTCTTCTGGTACTACAGGAAAACCAAAGTGCATTATTCATAAAGTTGGTGGGGTTTTGTTAGAACATCAAAAGGAACATTTACTCCATACAAACATTTCTGAAAATGATGTGTTTTTCTATTATTCTACTTGTGGATGGATGATGTGGAATTGGCTTATAAGTGGTTTAGCTTGCGGTGCAACTCTTGTACTTTTTGATGGAAGTCCATTTTATCCAAATCATAATTTTTTAATTGATTTAATAGATGAGGAGAAAATTTCAATTTTTGGTGTTAGTGCAAAATTCATTGGAGCGTTATCAAAATTAAATGTAATACCAAAAGAAACGCATCAGTTAAGCTCTTTAAAAACAATTTTATCTACAGGTTCTCCATTAGCAGCAGAACATTTCACTTATGTCTATTCTTCTATTAAAAATGATGTGCTACTATCTTCAATTTCTGGAGGAACAGATCTTATTGGTGCATTTGTATCTGGAAACCCTACTCTACCAGTTTATGCAGGAGAATTGCAATGCAAAGGCTTGGGTTTTGATCTAGCTATTGTAAATGATAAAGGCGAATCTTTACCTAATGGAAAAGGAGAACTTGTCTGCAAAAAAGCATTTCCATCAATGCCTATTGGCTTTTGGAAAGATAACAATAATGAGAGATACTATAATGCCTATTATAAACACTTTGATAATGTTTGGGCACAAGGAGATTTTGCTGAAGTGACGACGAATAACGGATTAATAATTCATGGACGTTCAGATGCAGTATTAAACCCTGGTGGAGTTAGAATTGGTACAGCAGAAATATATAGACAAGCTGTTAAAGTTCCAGAAGTTCAGGAATGCATAGCTATTGGTCAAGATTGGAAAGACGATTGTCGGGTTGTTTTGTTTGTCATTTTAAAAGATAATAAAGAGTTAACCACAACTATTATTCATTCCATTAAAAATATCATTAGGAAAAATGCGACTCCAAGGCATGTTCCCGCAAAAATTATTCAAGTAAATGATATACCTAAAACAAGGAGTGGCAAAATAGTAGAATTAGCTGTAAGAAATGTAGTACATGGTATTGAGGTAAAAAACACAGCAGCTTTACAGAACCCAGAAGCCTTAAATTTATTTAAAGATATCAAAGAGTTACAAACTGATCAATAA